The following are encoded together in the Nyctibius grandis isolate bNycGra1 chromosome 5, bNycGra1.pri, whole genome shotgun sequence genome:
- the LOC137664199 gene encoding prolactin-like isoform X1 — translation MAAAGCTRQGGTRHDQEIPPRAAHIPTRHIQGTRGQRRHRPMPAAPRRAAGSAAPWPSPRRRGEQEKHFPPRENELGKAARKCHTSGMPTPNGKEYAQKIPREELTHLILKLLQAWKEPLSHFNQHIEHHQELPDDSLSKAKQISSMVHELKTGVEKVTEKMQSMGIISNSLNGMASSEAAGLSISNEANMMSDSDFIHCFRRDSNKVQSYLKILKCRIMPENSC, via the exons ATGGCGGCCGCGGGCTGCACACGCCAGGGAGGGACCCGTCACGACCAGGAGATCCCCCCCCGCGCCGCTCACATCCCCACCCGGCATATACAGGGGACGCGGGGGCAACGCCGGCACCGGCCGATGCCAGCCGCTCCGCGTCGGGCAGCGGGCTCCGCAGCGCCATGGCCCTCGCCCAGGCGGCGGGGCGAGCAG GAAAAACACTTTCCTCCCCGTGAGAACGAGCTCGGGAAGGCCGCTCGGAAGTGCCACACGTCGGGGATGCCGACCCCCAACGGCAAAGAATACGCCCAAAAAATCCCG AGAGAAGAACTAACTCACTTGATCCTGAAACTTTTGCAAGCCTGGAAAGAACCACTTTCCCATTTTAACCAGCATATTGAGCACCATCAAGAGCTCCCTGATGACAGCCTTAGCAAAGCTAAGCAAATCAGCAGTATGGTACATGAGCTGAAGACTGGAGTTGAGAAAGTAACAGAAAAG ATGCAGTCAATGGGGATCATCAGCAATTCATTAAATGGAATGGCATCATCTGAAGCTGCTGGTTTATCAATTAGTAATGAAGCAAACATGATGAGTGACTCTGATTTTATTCACTGCTTCAGGAGAGACTCCAACAAAGTACAAAGCTACTTAAAAATTCTTAAATGTAGGATTATGCCAGAAAATAGTTGTTGA
- the LOC137664199 gene encoding prolactin-like isoform X2 encodes MALAQAAGRAGAAPALALLWLLVCAPGEAGCRLLTVADLFDRVIRHSGRIHSLSTALYAELEKHFPPRENELGKAARKCHTSGMPTPNGKEYAQKIPREELTHLILKLLQAWKEPLSHFNQHIEHHQELPDDSLSKAKQISSMVHELKTGVEKVTEKMQSMGIISNSLNGMASSEAAGLSISNEANMMSDSDFIHCFRRDSNKVQSYLKILKCRIMPENSC; translated from the exons ATGGCCCTCGCCCAGGCGGCGGGGCGAGCAG GTGCCGCTCCGGCGCTGgcgctgctgtggctgctggtCTGCGCCCCGGGGGAGGCCGGCTGCCGCCTCCTGACCGTAGCCGATCTCTTCGACCGGGTGATCCGGCACTCGGGCAGGATCCACAGCCTCTCCACGGCGCTCTACGCCGAGCTG GAAAAACACTTTCCTCCCCGTGAGAACGAGCTCGGGAAGGCCGCTCGGAAGTGCCACACGTCGGGGATGCCGACCCCCAACGGCAAAGAATACGCCCAAAAAATCCCG AGAGAAGAACTAACTCACTTGATCCTGAAACTTTTGCAAGCCTGGAAAGAACCACTTTCCCATTTTAACCAGCATATTGAGCACCATCAAGAGCTCCCTGATGACAGCCTTAGCAAAGCTAAGCAAATCAGCAGTATGGTACATGAGCTGAAGACTGGAGTTGAGAAAGTAACAGAAAAG ATGCAGTCAATGGGGATCATCAGCAATTCATTAAATGGAATGGCATCATCTGAAGCTGCTGGTTTATCAATTAGTAATGAAGCAAACATGATGAGTGACTCTGATTTTATTCACTGCTTCAGGAGAGACTCCAACAAAGTACAAAGCTACTTAAAAATTCTTAAATGTAGGATTATGCCAGAAAATAGTTGTTGA